A stretch of DNA from Basfia succiniciproducens:
TTTCCGAAAACGATCTTGAAGTCCAAACTCCGGCGATAAAAGAAAGCCGGATTTTAGAAGGCCATTTATTCATTATTAACGCATTGTGCGAATTAATCGACCATACTCTGTTTACACAAAGTGGTTGACAAAGCAGTTAACTCAAACCACACTAGAAACGTCCAATACTCTAGGAGATTATATAAATGAATATGCATAAATTAAAAAAACTGACATTTATTATTGGTTCGGCGCTTTTATTGCAAGGCTGTGTCGCCGCACTTGTAGGCGGTGGTGCGGTGGCGACAAAAGTCGGCACTGATCCTCGAACAACCGGCACACAATTAGATGATGAAACTCTAAAATTCCAAGTGTATAACGCGGTCAACAAAGACGAACAAATTAAGCAGGAAGGGCGTATTGTCGTATCGTCTTATAGCGGACGCGTGTTGTTATTAGGGCAAGTTCCGACAGAAAGCTTAAAATCTGTGGCAACCAGCCTGGCAAAAGGGGTTGACGGTGTAGGCGACGTATATAATGAAATCCGCGTCGGCTCCCCTATTACAGTTACTCAAAAAACAAAAGATAGTTGGATTACAAGTAAAATCAAATCGGATATGTTGCTAAATTCATCCGTCAAAACAACGGATATCAAAGTGATTACCGAAAACGGTGAAGTTTTCCTGATGGGTAATGTTACTCAAGAACAGGCAAATGCGGCCGCGGAAGTTGCTCGAAATATCAGCGGTGTTGAAAAAGTCGTAAAAGTATTTAAATATCTGGACTAATTTGATTTCACTAAAAAAACTGCGGTAAAATTTACCGCAGTTTTTTACTTCTTTATTATCTGAAAAAACAAAATGGCGCTATAAGCGCCATTTTTCATATCCTTAAGCTAGCCAACCGGCTTGATTTGCAATAAATAATCCCGCAAAACTGATTAAGAAGATTAATCCGGCAATAGAAAGCCAGAATAATCCGCCACGTACTTTATGCTCGCCTTTTAATACTAATGAAAGATTTAACCAGGCAAATAATGGAGCAAAGACGAATGAGGTAATCATAGCAAAACTTAACATCGGACCTACCGCATTATTAAAATAGAAAATAATGGCTAACCCGGAAAGCGCTGCCAAGATGACCGCAAGGTTTAAATATTTCGGTGAGCTTTCTTTACGTTTAAGCAATAAGCGCAGACTTTCAACATTAGTCCGAGAATAACCGTCAATTACCGTAATGGTTGTTCCGAACATACACATGAAGGCGATAAAGGCGATTAGACCGCGTGCCCAATCCCCGATAGTAGAAGCATACATATTGATAAGCTGGGCAATATACTTACCGCCGACCATTTGTACTTGTTCACCGGAACCAAATTGAACTAAAGCCCCTAATGCCAAAAAGACTAACGCCAAAACGGCAGTACCTATATAGCCCACATTAAAGTCAAAAATACCGTCTCTATAAGTCACTTTCGTTAAGCGACGTTTTGCCACAACCCACATAGAATTCAACGCGGAAATCTCAATAGGTGCCGGCATCCAACCCATTAACGCAACGATAAAACCCAAACCCAACGGACCTAAATTCCATGGTGACGGCGCAACGTAATCTGCCTGTGCAACCCCCTGAATACCGTTACGGAATAAAGCAATCAGTACCGCCATTACCGTTGTTACGGTTAATGCAATCATAATCAACTTAGACAAGCCGTCTAGCATTCTATATTTACCTAATAATAAAATGCCGGAGCTAACCGTAATCACAATTAAACTGAGTATTGGAACGGGAACCGGGAAAGGCAGTACAAAAGTAAGAATCGCCGCACATAATAACCCTACGGCGGCGGTATTAATGATAGTAGCAAAGATATTCAATAGGAAGAAAAACCACAGATAAAATTTTCCTTTTTGCAGATAACCTTCAAGTAAGGTATTTCCGCTATCTAAGGTATATTGTGCGCCGAAACGGAAAAAAGGATATTTAAATAAATTAGCTAAAATAATGATAGGTACTAATTGCCAACTATAAATTGCGCCGGCTTGAGTGGACATAATAATATGGGAACCGCCGACAGCTGCGGATGCCATTAAAATACCGGGACCCAAAGCACCTAATTTAGATCGCCATGACGATTTTTCTGAGGTTATTTCATTGTTCATTTTAATTTCCATTAATTGTAAAGATAACAGTACGATTTTACGTGTTTTTTACACTTTTACAAATATAATTTAATAGATATTAAAATTTAATGAATAAAATTTAGAATAAAGAATCAGTCGAAATTTATTTTGATGAAAAGATGGCTGGGGTACTAGGATTCGAACCTAGGAATGCTGAGATCAAAACCCAGTGCCTTACCGCTTGGCGATACCCCATCAGATTATCTTGCATAAGATTTTTTAGAATTCGTTTGATAGTATGGCTGGGGTACTAGGATTCGAACCTAGGAATGCTGAGATCAAAACCCAGTGCCTTACCGCTTGGCGATACCCCACCTACTAAAAGACTTGCAAGCAATGAATGGTGCGGGACGAGGGACTTGAACCCACACACCTCGCGGCGCCAGAACCTAAATCTGGTGCGTCTACCAATTTCGCCAGTCCCGCATTATGGTGGCTACAGCGAGATTCGAACTTGCGACCCCAACATTATGAGTGTTGTGCTCTAACCAGCTGAGCTATGTAGCCATTTCATATTGCGTCACCATCATCGGCTTTGCGGGGCGTATTATGCGGATATAATCCAGCTTCGTCAACTACTTTTTTCAAAAAATTCAATTTTTTGCATCATTCGCATAGAGATTAAACGATTTGATTCAAATTTAGACTTATTTAACCGTTTACATATGGAAAGATATGTCATTTCACCGAAAAAACAATAAATTAAATTAACTTAAAAAGATTCTAACCTGTTGAATTTTATTTAAATCATTTGAGAAAAAATAAAATTATCATCTTGTAAAAATTATGAATAAAAAATCGAAAATTTTTCAAAGAATTGCAAGTTAACGGAAATGTGCGGAAATTTGTAAAAATAAGCTGAAGAAAACCGAATAATCCTTCCTTAGACAATCCAATTAACTTCAGCCGGTTTGAGTAATAAATGTATATCCGTTTATAATATCACTCGAAATATTTCGTTATCTTTTTGTATTTAATAGCAATTATTTTTGATAATCCGTTACATAAAATATCCAAACAACATTGTTTGCTTTGTTCAGGCTATTAAATGATTCCCTTGCTTAAAAGACAATCGAGATATTGATAAAATTTAGTTGCCGCTATGACTATAAAATCAAATTTTTGATATAAAAACCTAAATTTCCTTCCTTTTGTCAGTCATCCGGCACAACTAAATTTTTTAGAACAAAATCCGTTTATTCTATCTTTCCATGCATTGTGTGACTAATCCCTTAGAATCTAGTCCCTTAGATAGTTAAACAATGCGCACACGCAAAAAAATTTGGTATTAAGAAAGCCGGAGAATGATATATTCAAAATATATTTTTGAAAATAGTTATTATTTATAAATGTGATAATCATCACAAAAAATAAACTTTTTATATTTGTTCGAACGGAAATACGTTTTTAAGTAATCCTAATTTTTCTTTAATCAAAACACAAAAAAGCGAGCCTTTCTGCCCGCTCTTATCAATTAATTTATTAGCATTATGTTACATTCTTTAAGAAAAAACTAAGCGCAGGCGGTTACAAGACCCGTTGAACTAAAATCGGGATCAACCACAATGCTAAACTCAAATTCCGAATAGTCTTTTTTAATTCGCTGAATAATTTCTTCTTTCAAACTCTCTACATTTTTAGTTTCAAAATCAAAAATCAAATCAAAGGTGACTTGTTTTAATTCTCTGTCCACATAAAAGGCATGAAACTCTAAAATTTCCTGATAACTGTGTAAAATACGCAGTAAATCGGCTTTCAATTTTGCTACATAAGGTTCCGAATCATTTGCCGCATAAACGCCGATAGTCATTTCAATACTGAAATCTCTCATAATATCCGCTTTTATACTACGCGTTAGGCGATGAATTTCCCGTGCGGTCATATCGTCAGGCACTTCAATATGCACTGAACCGATAATTTCTGTCGGACCGTAATTGTGCAAAATCAAATCATAAGCGCCGACAACCCCCTGATAACGGCGGATATGGCATTTTATTTTTGACGTAAGCGCTTCATCGGCTCTGACACCGATA
This window harbors:
- the dolP gene encoding division/outer membrane stress-associated lipid-binding lipoprotein, encoding MNMHKLKKLTFIIGSALLLQGCVAALVGGGAVATKVGTDPRTTGTQLDDETLKFQVYNAVNKDEQIKQEGRIVVSSYSGRVLLLGQVPTESLKSVATSLAKGVDGVGDVYNEIRVGSPITVTQKTKDSWITSKIKSDMLLNSSVKTTDIKVITENGEVFLMGNVTQEQANAAAEVARNISGVEKVVKVFKYLD
- a CDS encoding NRAMP family divalent metal transporter, with translation MNNEITSEKSSWRSKLGALGPGILMASAAVGGSHIIMSTQAGAIYSWQLVPIIILANLFKYPFFRFGAQYTLDSGNTLLEGYLQKGKFYLWFFFLLNIFATIINTAAVGLLCAAILTFVLPFPVPVPILSLIVITVSSGILLLGKYRMLDGLSKLIMIALTVTTVMAVLIALFRNGIQGVAQADYVAPSPWNLGPLGLGFIVALMGWMPAPIEISALNSMWVVAKRRLTKVTYRDGIFDFNVGYIGTAVLALVFLALGALVQFGSGEQVQMVGGKYIAQLINMYASTIGDWARGLIAFIAFMCMFGTTITVIDGYSRTNVESLRLLLKRKESSPKYLNLAVILAALSGLAIIFYFNNAVGPMLSFAMITSFVFAPLFAWLNLSLVLKGEHKVRGGLFWLSIAGLIFLISFAGLFIANQAGWLA